Proteins found in one Subtercola endophyticus genomic segment:
- a CDS encoding TetR/AcrR family transcriptional regulator produces MQTTLSPKPPRRDAAENRIAILESARVLLNRDPEASLEAIAAGAGLSRRSIYGHFATRDELIGEIQTLGGQRVTAALAHIDHIDSRVAIALIGARLWSEVENVRVMAQLAVRGPQRATFAETLRPVRSKLLAIVERGIVARELRGDMDALTLANLIEGAALSVLDEAIRANLSNADGHRLVMLATLGTAGLSWHEAAAVVKHHPELQFSESPLLRPEPSAPAPLTRSETSTL; encoded by the coding sequence GTGCAAACCACTCTTTCTCCGAAGCCACCGCGGCGCGATGCGGCCGAGAACCGCATCGCGATTCTCGAATCAGCCCGGGTGCTGCTCAACCGCGATCCGGAGGCCTCGCTCGAGGCCATCGCGGCCGGCGCCGGGCTCTCTCGCCGCTCGATCTACGGGCACTTCGCTACGCGCGACGAGCTGATCGGCGAGATCCAGACGCTCGGCGGACAGCGGGTCACCGCCGCACTGGCGCACATTGACCACATCGACTCACGCGTGGCCATCGCCCTCATCGGCGCGCGCCTGTGGAGCGAGGTCGAGAACGTGCGCGTCATGGCCCAGCTTGCGGTGCGCGGGCCGCAGCGCGCGACCTTCGCCGAGACCCTCCGCCCCGTGCGATCGAAGCTGCTCGCCATCGTCGAACGCGGAATCGTCGCCCGCGAACTGCGCGGCGACATGGATGCCCTCACCCTCGCCAACCTCATCGAAGGCGCCGCGCTGTCGGTGCTCGACGAGGCCATTCGCGCCAATCTCTCCAACGCCGACGGGCATCGCCTCGTGATGCTCGCGACGCTCGGTACGGCCGGGCTCTCGTGGCACGAGGCGGCCGCGGTCGTCAAACATCACCCTGAGCTGCAGTTCAGCGAGTCGCCCCTCCTCCGCCCGGAGCCGAGTGCCCCGGCACCCCTCACCCGATCCGAAACGAGCACGTTATGA
- a CDS encoding SRPBCC domain-containing protein: protein MTTELQRVSISTGVDAQTTVRIERDFEATPDVVWQALVDPAVLRLWAPHTAEHTLDMTGPVTLTMLADGNGDDQPVDVQVLVAKPPHLLKYTWGPDVLRWEVTADVTSEGLEVLLGDVNPGGGEDADSGCVLVLRHTLGDPAMVSAVAAGWQLCFDVLETVLAGHPEAPRRGANALQYGWRELNERYADELGVKPSVVFPPE from the coding sequence ATGACAACCGAACTTCAGCGTGTGAGCATTTCGACGGGTGTGGATGCTCAGACCACCGTCAGAATCGAGCGCGATTTCGAGGCGACCCCCGACGTCGTCTGGCAGGCTCTCGTCGACCCCGCCGTGCTGCGACTCTGGGCGCCGCATACCGCAGAGCACACGCTCGACATGACGGGGCCAGTGACGCTCACGATGCTGGCCGACGGAAACGGCGACGACCAGCCGGTCGACGTGCAGGTACTGGTGGCGAAGCCGCCGCATCTGCTCAAGTACACCTGGGGCCCCGATGTGCTGCGCTGGGAGGTCACGGCCGATGTGACGAGCGAGGGGCTCGAAGTGCTGCTGGGCGACGTGAATCCCGGTGGCGGCGAAGACGCCGACTCTGGCTGCGTGCTGGTGCTGCGGCACACGCTGGGCGACCCGGCGATGGTGTCGGCGGTAGCTGCAGGGTGGCAGCTCTGCTTCGACGTGCTCGAGACGGTGCTGGCCGGGCATCCGGAGGCCCCGCGCCGCGGCGCCAACGCTCTGCAGTACGGCTGGCGCGAGCTCAACGAGCGCTACGCTGACGAGCTCGGGGTGAAGCCGTCGGTGGTGTTTCCGCCCGAGTAG
- a CDS encoding YhgE/Pip domain-containing protein encodes MKIVTLVTGEFRRLTATSLARLALVALMLVPVIYAGLYLWANSDPYGNVKNIPVALVVQDTGATVDGKQVNYGQQVHDQLMKDGSVDWIDATSDQAASGIKDGTYDFILTLGPDFSTLLTSSGTATPQQAVVQLTTNDTNSFLASTIAGTVAEKVRLSISQQVGEAAALQFLNGFATIHSNLSTAVDGANQLADGAAQAQAGASSLASGAAQVNSGAADLASGAATAASGASTLSSGASQAATGASTLASGAAQTNTGAQQLSSGLGTLNSQSSSLPSQTATLNSGAQKVADGNKKLADGAAPVAATVQDAANEVPTVRANIVEQLDKTTLTTEEKNAILAQLDKVGDAIVSGNSQVQTLNGQISDLSSGAALVAAGTQQLADAAPALSAGISSASSGAAQVASGTQQVSDGASTLADGTQQLATGAAALATGTQQLADGSATLKTGTQQLADGSATLATGTASLNTGVDKLRDGLVSGLAQVPNYTGDQAQTAAAVIATPARVDTDSVTKATTYGAGMAPFFISLAAWIGIYALFLIIKPLSKRALTALRAPLKVALAGWLAPAALGALQMVAVYLVVTLALGFGVANAPGMLAFMILTSITFAAIILALNVWLGSVGQFIGLVLMVVQLVTAGGTFPWQTLPGPLAALHHALPMSYAVDGMRQLMYGGDMMLALNDAGVLAIWLLAAGAFTYFLASRATRSRTLRDLRPSLIG; translated from the coding sequence ATGAAAATCGTCACCCTCGTCACCGGCGAATTCCGCCGGCTGACCGCCACCAGCCTTGCTCGGCTCGCCCTGGTGGCGCTGATGCTCGTTCCGGTGATTTACGCCGGCCTCTACCTCTGGGCCAACAGCGACCCGTACGGCAACGTGAAGAACATTCCGGTCGCCCTCGTTGTGCAAGACACCGGGGCCACCGTCGACGGCAAGCAGGTGAACTACGGCCAGCAGGTGCACGACCAGCTGATGAAAGACGGCAGCGTCGACTGGATCGATGCCACCTCAGACCAGGCTGCCAGCGGCATCAAAGACGGCACCTACGACTTCATTCTGACCCTCGGCCCCGACTTCTCCACGTTGCTCACCTCGTCGGGCACGGCAACACCGCAACAGGCGGTTGTGCAGCTGACCACGAACGATACCAACAGCTTTCTCGCCAGCACCATCGCGGGAACCGTTGCCGAGAAGGTACGGCTGAGCATCTCGCAGCAAGTCGGTGAGGCCGCGGCGCTGCAGTTTCTCAACGGATTCGCGACCATCCATTCGAACCTGAGTACTGCTGTCGACGGCGCGAACCAGCTGGCGGATGGCGCTGCGCAGGCGCAGGCCGGAGCATCCAGTCTCGCCAGCGGAGCCGCGCAGGTGAACTCGGGCGCCGCCGATCTGGCCTCGGGGGCCGCCACCGCGGCGAGCGGAGCATCCACTCTCTCGAGCGGAGCATCCCAGGCGGCAACGGGCGCTTCGACCCTCGCCAGCGGCGCAGCGCAGACCAACACGGGCGCGCAGCAGTTGAGCAGCGGGCTCGGCACCCTGAACAGCCAGTCCTCGAGCCTGCCCAGCCAGACGGCCACGCTCAACTCGGGCGCGCAGAAGGTCGCCGACGGCAACAAGAAACTCGCCGACGGCGCCGCGCCTGTTGCCGCGACGGTACAAGACGCTGCGAACGAGGTTCCCACCGTTCGGGCCAACATCGTGGAGCAACTCGACAAGACGACCCTCACCACCGAGGAGAAAAACGCCATTCTCGCCCAGCTCGACAAGGTGGGCGACGCCATCGTGTCGGGCAATAGCCAGGTGCAGACGCTGAACGGCCAGATCTCCGACCTCTCGTCGGGCGCTGCCCTGGTGGCCGCAGGCACTCAACAACTAGCGGATGCCGCACCGGCCCTGAGCGCAGGCATCAGTTCGGCCAGCAGTGGTGCCGCGCAAGTCGCGTCGGGCACGCAGCAGGTTTCTGACGGGGCATCCACCCTCGCAGACGGAACCCAGCAGCTCGCCACCGGCGCCGCCGCGCTCGCCACAGGAACGCAGCAACTCGCCGACGGCTCTGCGACCCTCAAGACCGGCACCCAGCAGCTCGCCGACGGCAGCGCCACCCTCGCGACCGGCACCGCCAGCCTGAACACAGGCGTCGACAAACTGCGTGACGGGCTCGTTTCGGGGCTCGCCCAGGTTCCGAATTACACCGGCGACCAGGCGCAGACGGCCGCGGCGGTCATCGCCACGCCTGCCCGGGTCGACACCGATTCGGTTACGAAGGCCACCACATACGGCGCCGGCATGGCCCCGTTCTTCATCAGCCTCGCGGCCTGGATCGGCATCTACGCATTGTTCCTCATCATCAAGCCGCTGTCGAAGCGGGCGCTCACGGCGCTTCGTGCGCCGCTGAAAGTCGCGCTGGCGGGCTGGCTCGCGCCCGCCGCGCTGGGCGCGCTGCAGATGGTGGCGGTCTACCTCGTGGTGACGCTGGCGCTCGGCTTCGGGGTCGCGAATGCGCCCGGGATGCTCGCCTTCATGATTCTCACGTCGATAACGTTCGCAGCGATCATCCTGGCGCTGAACGTGTGGCTCGGCAGCGTGGGGCAGTTCATCGGGCTCGTGCTGATGGTCGTGCAGCTCGTGACGGCGGGTGGCACGTTCCCGTGGCAGACGCTGCCCGGGCCGCTCGCCGCGCTGCATCACGCCCTGCCGATGAGTTATGCCGTCGACGGCATGCGGCAGCTCATGTACGGCGGCGACATGATGCTGGCGCTCAACGACGCCGGAGTGCTGGCGATCTGGCTGCTCGCGGCCGGTGCCTTCACGTACTTCCTCGCCAGTCGCGCGACCCGCTCCCGCACCCTGCGCGACCTGCGCCCCTCCCTCATCGGCTGA
- a CDS encoding type II toxin-antitoxin system VapC family toxin, with protein MIVYLDSSAVGKLLVDEDESDALVAHLDLRAREPGGIVASSTLLETELRRMAHRVGFSQQAATGVLRRLTIVDMERETFHEAGLMLPASNLRSLDALHIATAEHITADEFISYDSRQIDSAVARGMNVVVPR; from the coding sequence GTGATCGTTTATCTCGACAGCTCGGCCGTCGGCAAGCTTCTCGTCGACGAAGACGAGAGTGACGCACTGGTCGCGCACCTCGATCTTCGGGCGCGCGAACCCGGCGGCATCGTCGCTTCCTCAACGTTGCTCGAGACAGAGCTACGCCGTATGGCCCATCGGGTGGGCTTCAGCCAGCAAGCAGCGACTGGGGTCTTGCGAAGACTCACCATCGTCGACATGGAACGCGAGACGTTCCATGAGGCGGGCCTCATGCTGCCGGCGAGCAACCTGCGGAGCCTCGACGCGCTGCACATTGCCACGGCCGAACACATCACGGCAGACGAGTTCATCTCGTACGACTCCCGGCAGATCGACTCGGCAGTGGCGCGGGGCATGAACGTCGTGGTTCCGCGCTGA
- a CDS encoding maleylpyruvate isomerase family mycothiol-dependent enzyme, with translation MGNVAIFHQAATAFVELVGRIRDDQWGDPGLGSWDVRALVGHTTRAILTVETYLGHDEVSRVGLPTAEDYYALVYRDFADPESVAARGVEAGIWLGENPVEKITDALQRASDAIASAPAGRVVSVGGHGIELSQYLRTRIFELVVHSIDIGRAGGQPHGQSVECVTDATSLAARIGSRAGYGEEILLALRGRASLTPGFTVV, from the coding sequence ATGGGCAACGTCGCCATCTTCCACCAGGCCGCCACCGCTTTCGTCGAGCTGGTGGGGCGCATCCGTGACGACCAATGGGGCGATCCCGGCCTCGGCTCGTGGGATGTGCGGGCACTCGTCGGCCACACCACCCGCGCGATTCTGACCGTGGAGACCTACCTCGGCCACGACGAGGTGTCGCGTGTCGGGCTGCCCACCGCCGAAGACTATTACGCGCTCGTCTACCGCGACTTCGCCGACCCCGAATCGGTGGCCGCGCGCGGTGTGGAGGCCGGCATCTGGCTGGGCGAGAATCCGGTCGAGAAGATAACGGATGCTCTGCAGCGCGCCAGCGACGCGATCGCTTCGGCGCCCGCAGGCCGTGTGGTGTCGGTGGGCGGGCACGGCATCGAACTCTCGCAATACTTGCGCACCCGGATCTTCGAGCTCGTGGTGCACTCCATCGACATCGGGCGAGCCGGGGGGCAACCACACGGCCAATCCGTGGAGTGTGTGACCGATGCGACCTCGCTCGCGGCCCGCATCGGTTCGCGGGCGGGATATGGCGAGGAGATCCTGCTCGCGCTCAGGGGCCGCGCGTCGCTCACTCCCGGGTTCACCGTCGTCTGA
- a CDS encoding AfsR/SARP family transcriptional regulator gives MAAELTVLGGFTLTDDARAAISVSSTTRRLLAYLAINAREVGRISMAGIMWPDATESHAAMSLRTALARMDAPTRGLVHVASASLRLADTVSVDLRSSHALALRLLPAEGSAIAADIAPAAVAALSEELLPDWYDDWVLAAAEDWRALRLNGLETQSRLLMKDGRLPEAGVAARAAIVADPLRESGQAALIKVHIAEGNQSEALRVFDRYSSLLLDSLGLAPTPLLSVLVRDMSA, from the coding sequence ATGGCTGCTGAACTGACCGTACTCGGGGGCTTCACCCTGACCGACGACGCTCGCGCCGCAATTTCGGTGTCATCGACCACGCGCCGACTGCTCGCCTACCTCGCTATCAACGCACGTGAGGTCGGCCGTATCAGCATGGCCGGCATCATGTGGCCAGACGCCACCGAGAGTCACGCCGCCATGAGCCTGCGCACGGCGCTGGCGCGAATGGATGCTCCCACGCGCGGTCTCGTGCACGTGGCATCCGCCAGCCTTCGTTTGGCCGACACGGTGAGCGTCGACCTGCGTTCCTCACACGCACTTGCACTGCGGCTGCTGCCCGCTGAAGGATCAGCCATTGCCGCCGACATCGCGCCCGCGGCCGTCGCGGCCCTCTCAGAAGAGCTGCTGCCCGACTGGTACGACGACTGGGTGCTGGCGGCCGCCGAGGACTGGCGAGCGTTACGACTGAACGGACTCGAAACACAGTCGCGGCTGCTCATGAAAGATGGCCGGCTGCCCGAAGCCGGGGTGGCCGCACGGGCGGCGATCGTGGCCGATCCGCTGCGCGAGAGCGGACAGGCGGCGCTGATCAAGGTGCACATCGCCGAGGGCAATCAGTCGGAGGCCCTGCGCGTCTTCGACCGATATTCGAGCCTCCTTCTCGACTCGCTCGGGCTCGCTCCGACGCCACTGCTTTCGGTTCTCGTGCGCGACATGTCGGCCTGA
- a CDS encoding hypervirulence associated TUDOR domain-containing protein: protein MTYAKGKVEKKITSDTHAAKRDVKASPDDPQYLVKSDKSGGEAVHKPGALKKR, encoded by the coding sequence GTGACGTACGCAAAGGGCAAGGTCGAGAAGAAGATCACCTCCGACACGCACGCGGCTAAACGCGACGTGAAGGCGTCACCGGATGATCCGCAGTACCTCGTCAAGAGTGACAAGAGCGGCGGCGAGGCTGTGCACAAGCCCGGCGCCCTCAAGAAGCGGTAG
- a CDS encoding organic hydroperoxide resistance protein: MEALYTAIAHASGGGRDGHVRSEDDKLDLDTRPPKEMGGTGEGTNPEQLFAAGYSACFLSALHAVGKGLGVDTKGGEVSASVSIGSNGEGGYGLAVELDIYLPNATPEQAQQAADAAHLVCPYSNATRGNIEVTIATVQ, encoded by the coding sequence ATGGAAGCTCTCTACACCGCAATCGCCCACGCCTCAGGCGGAGGCCGCGACGGACACGTTCGCAGCGAAGACGACAAACTCGACCTCGACACCCGCCCGCCCAAAGAAATGGGCGGAACCGGCGAGGGCACCAACCCCGAGCAGCTCTTCGCTGCCGGCTACTCGGCGTGCTTCTTGAGCGCGCTGCACGCCGTGGGCAAGGGCCTCGGCGTCGACACGAAGGGTGGCGAAGTCTCGGCGAGCGTCAGCATCGGCAGCAACGGTGAGGGTGGCTACGGCTTGGCGGTCGAGCTCGACATCTACCTGCCGAACGCCACGCCCGAGCAAGCGCAACAGGCTGCGGATGCCGCCCACCTGGTGTGCCCGTACTCGAACGCGACGCGTGGCAACATCGAGGTCACCATCGCCACGGTGCAGTAG
- a CDS encoding IS3 family transposase, protein MATSIQETAVAELVAAGLSVSAACAAAGVPRASWYRRRHRPRGHRAPVPQSDRFQPAALSVQERARIVAYLCDEEYADLSVTAVFYRLLDEGIYIASQSSWHRIARQRQLTGDRRRQATHPPAVIPVLCATGPNQVWSWDITMLPSTDRGRSFKLYLILDVYSRYVVGWRVEDAERATLAVAMLTDAIAANSVPEVLHADRGPSMTSDLMTETLGTLGIVKSHSRPHVSNDNPFSEAQFKTMKYALDYPRRFDTLEHARHWIDAFIRSYNTEHHHSGIGHYTPETVHNGTWRIYRNRRQSLLNTAYQQHPERYNRRPQAEIINIRTWINQPTTELSHTG, encoded by the coding sequence ATTGCAACCAGCATCCAGGAAACCGCCGTCGCCGAACTCGTCGCCGCCGGGTTAAGCGTGTCCGCCGCCTGCGCGGCCGCGGGGGTACCGCGAGCGTCCTGGTATCGGCGCAGGCATCGACCGCGAGGACATCGAGCACCGGTACCGCAGTCGGATCGGTTCCAGCCAGCGGCTTTGTCAGTTCAGGAACGCGCCCGGATCGTGGCGTATCTGTGTGACGAGGAGTACGCGGACCTGTCCGTGACGGCGGTGTTCTATCGGCTCTTGGACGAGGGTATCTACATTGCGTCCCAATCATCCTGGCACCGAATCGCGCGCCAACGGCAGCTCACCGGTGACCGGCGTCGTCAGGCCACCCATCCGCCGGCCGTGATCCCGGTGCTCTGCGCGACGGGACCGAATCAGGTGTGGTCCTGGGACATCACGATGCTGCCCAGCACCGATCGGGGCCGCAGTTTCAAGCTGTACCTGATCCTTGACGTGTATTCCCGGTACGTCGTCGGCTGGCGCGTCGAAGACGCTGAACGCGCCACCCTCGCCGTCGCCATGCTCACCGACGCGATCGCTGCGAACAGCGTCCCCGAGGTGCTACACGCCGACCGTGGACCCTCGATGACCTCCGATCTGATGACCGAAACACTAGGCACCCTCGGGATCGTGAAGTCACATTCCCGCCCTCACGTGTCTAACGACAACCCATTCTCCGAAGCCCAGTTCAAAACCATGAAATACGCCCTCGACTACCCCCGCAGGTTCGACACCCTCGAACACGCCAGACACTGGATCGACGCGTTCATCCGCTCCTACAACACCGAACACCACCACTCCGGGATCGGCCACTACACACCCGAGACCGTGCACAACGGCACCTGGCGGATATACCGCAACCGCCGCCAGAGCCTCCTGAACACCGCCTACCAGCAACACCCCGAACGCTACAACCGCCGACCACAAGCCGAAATCATCAACATCCGCACCTGGATCAACCAACCCACCACCGAACTGTCCCACACAGGTTGA
- a CDS encoding DUF3151 domain-containing protein: MTGENLLGVPPTLLNPDDGVAEALAAEPAGDGSNSRQRLEVIIRSFPTSSLVWALLSDEAFAAGEVIPSYAYARVGYHRGLDALRKGGWRGQGPVPWSHKPNRGVLRSLYALRRAAEAIGEADEVTRLTDFLQMSDPGAVAAIEAETHNTPEGL, translated from the coding sequence GTGACCGGCGAAAACCTTCTTGGCGTGCCCCCGACCCTGCTGAACCCCGACGACGGAGTGGCTGAGGCGCTCGCCGCCGAACCCGCCGGCGACGGTTCGAACTCGCGCCAGCGGCTCGAGGTGATCATCCGCAGCTTTCCCACCTCCTCGCTCGTGTGGGCACTGCTCTCTGACGAGGCGTTCGCCGCAGGCGAGGTGATTCCGTCGTACGCCTACGCTCGGGTCGGCTACCACCGCGGGCTCGACGCCCTGCGAAAGGGCGGCTGGCGCGGGCAGGGCCCCGTGCCGTGGTCGCACAAACCGAACCGGGGCGTGCTGCGCTCGCTCTACGCGCTGCGTCGCGCGGCCGAGGCCATCGGTGAGGCCGACGAAGTGACGCGGCTCACCGACTTTCTGCAGATGTCCGACCCCGGCGCCGTCGCGGCGATCGAGGCCGAAACACACAACACCCCCGAAGGGCTCTGA
- a CDS encoding linear amide C-N hydrolase: MCTRIFWNDNPVAKTVSRCMDWAVSDEPDLWFVPRGTARTGGADDAEHNHSWVSSYSSVVLSMWRLGTVDGLNEKGLAAHALYLDPTPVMYADDDGRPSVANALWVQYLLDNFATVAEAIAAIDDVRISSRLLRGQQMGVHIAIEDASGDSAIIEPISGSLVVHHGSEFQVMANSPTMDAQLANRARYRPFGGELPPPGDITSLDRFVRASYFLHYLPEPENVEQAVAGVFQLIHNVAVPYGAPYQDGGVYPTWWKAGADLTNGTYYFMSTRSPSLFWVSLDDLKDGETVLSLNPRDETLVGDAVAHFEPAELVY, from the coding sequence ATGTGCACGCGCATCTTCTGGAACGACAACCCGGTGGCCAAGACCGTGAGCCGCTGCATGGATTGGGCGGTGAGCGACGAGCCCGACCTGTGGTTCGTTCCGCGCGGCACCGCACGCACCGGCGGTGCCGACGACGCGGAGCATAACCACTCCTGGGTGTCGTCGTACTCGAGCGTGGTGCTCAGCATGTGGCGCCTCGGAACGGTCGACGGGCTGAACGAGAAGGGTTTGGCCGCGCACGCGCTCTACCTCGACCCGACGCCGGTGATGTATGCGGACGACGACGGCCGGCCATCCGTCGCCAATGCACTCTGGGTGCAGTATCTGCTCGACAATTTCGCGACGGTGGCCGAGGCCATCGCGGCCATTGACGACGTGCGCATCTCGTCGCGCCTGTTGCGCGGGCAGCAAATGGGCGTGCACATCGCGATCGAAGACGCGAGCGGCGACTCGGCGATCATCGAGCCGATCTCGGGCTCGCTCGTCGTGCATCACGGCTCCGAGTTTCAGGTCATGGCGAACTCGCCGACGATGGATGCCCAGCTGGCCAATCGCGCCCGCTACAGGCCGTTCGGGGGCGAGTTGCCGCCGCCCGGCGACATCACCTCGCTCGACCGTTTCGTTCGCGCCAGCTACTTTCTGCACTACCTGCCCGAGCCCGAGAACGTGGAACAGGCCGTTGCCGGGGTGTTCCAGCTCATTCACAACGTCGCCGTGCCGTATGGGGCGCCGTACCAAGACGGTGGCGTGTATCCCACCTGGTGGAAGGCGGGCGCAGACCTCACCAACGGCACGTACTACTTCATGTCGACCCGCAGCCCGAGCCTGTTCTGGGTGTCGCTCGACGACCTGAAAGACGGCGAGACGGTGCTCTCGCTGAATCCGCGCGACGAAACGCTCGTGGGCGACGCGGTAGCGCACTTCGAGCCTGCCGAGCTTGTCTACTGA
- a CDS encoding type II toxin-antitoxin system Phd/YefM family antitoxin translates to MKTIAHRELRNNSGEILRGVEVGETYMITNNGKIVATLAPVNLLPLAGVRSRPPSVAPSFADIARVPAREPVTSVLDDLRGDR, encoded by the coding sequence ATGAAAACAATTGCACACCGCGAGCTCCGCAACAATAGCGGTGAGATCCTGCGCGGGGTAGAGGTGGGTGAAACGTACATGATCACGAACAATGGCAAGATCGTCGCCACTCTTGCGCCCGTGAACCTGCTCCCCCTGGCGGGTGTACGTTCTCGGCCGCCGAGCGTCGCCCCGAGTTTTGCAGACATTGCGCGCGTGCCCGCACGGGAACCGGTGACGAGCGTGCTCGACGATCTGCGGGGCGATCGGTGA
- a CDS encoding adenylosuccinate synthase yields MPAIVLIGAQWGDEGKGKATDLLGSRVDYVVKFNGGNNAGHTVVIGSQKYALHLLPSGILTPNVTPVITNGVVVDIEVLFHELEALTSRGVDVSRLLISANAHVITAYHRTLDKVTERFLGKRQIGTTGRGIGPAYADKINRVGIRIQDLFDANILRQKVEGALEQKNHLLVKVYNRRAIAIDEVVDDLLSYAERLRPMVADTSLVLNRALDEGKTVLFEGGQATMLDVDHGTYPFVTSSNATSGGASTGSGVAPNRIDRVIGIVKAYTTRVGAGPFPTELFDESGEFLRANGFEFGTTTGRPRRCGWYDAPVARYSARINGVTDFVLTKLDVLTGLSAIPVCVAYDVDGVRVDEVPVSQSDFHHAVPIYEEFPGWSEDITGARTFSDLPVNAQNYVLAVEAMSGSRISAIGVGPGREAIVVRHDLLGAPDPA; encoded by the coding sequence ATGCCTGCAATCGTCTTGATCGGTGCCCAGTGGGGCGACGAGGGTAAAGGCAAAGCGACAGACCTGCTCGGCAGCCGGGTGGATTACGTCGTCAAGTTCAACGGTGGCAACAATGCCGGCCACACCGTGGTGATCGGTAGCCAGAAGTACGCTCTGCACCTGCTGCCGTCGGGCATCCTGACTCCGAACGTGACGCCGGTCATCACCAACGGCGTGGTGGTCGACATCGAGGTGCTCTTTCACGAACTCGAGGCGCTCACGTCGCGGGGGGTGGATGTCTCGAGGCTCCTCATCAGCGCCAACGCCCACGTCATCACCGCCTACCACCGCACACTCGACAAGGTCACCGAACGGTTCCTTGGCAAGCGCCAGATCGGCACGACGGGCCGCGGAATCGGCCCCGCGTACGCCGACAAGATCAACCGCGTCGGCATCCGCATTCAAGACCTCTTCGACGCGAACATTCTGCGGCAGAAGGTCGAGGGGGCGCTCGAGCAGAAGAACCACCTGCTCGTGAAGGTGTACAACCGCCGTGCGATCGCCATCGACGAGGTCGTCGACGACCTGCTCTCGTATGCCGAGCGGCTGCGTCCGATGGTCGCCGACACCTCGCTCGTGCTGAACCGCGCACTCGACGAAGGTAAGACGGTGTTGTTCGAGGGTGGCCAGGCCACGATGCTCGACGTCGATCACGGCACCTACCCGTTCGTGACTTCGTCGAACGCGACGTCGGGCGGAGCATCCACGGGTTCGGGCGTGGCGCCGAACCGCATCGACCGGGTCATCGGCATCGTCAAGGCGTACACGACTCGGGTCGGGGCGGGGCCGTTCCCCACCGAGCTGTTCGACGAGTCGGGCGAGTTCTTGCGCGCGAACGGTTTCGAGTTCGGCACCACCACGGGCCGACCGCGGCGCTGCGGCTGGTACGACGCCCCCGTGGCGCGGTACTCGGCGCGCATCAACGGAGTGACCGACTTCGTGCTCACGAAACTGGATGTTCTGACCGGCCTTTCCGCGATTCCGGTCTGTGTCGCGTACGACGTCGACGGTGTTCGGGTCGACGAGGTTCCGGTCTCGCAGAGCGACTTTCACCACGCCGTGCCCATCTACGAGGAGTTTCCGGGCTGGAGCGAAGACATCACGGGCGCGCGCACGTTCTCCGATCTGCCGGTCAACGCGCAGAACTACGTGCTCGCCGTCGAGGCCATGAGCGGCTCGCGCATCTCGGCCATCGGCGTGGGCCCGGGTCGCGAGGCTATCGTCGTGCGGCACGACCTGCTGGGTGCGCCCGACCCGGCGTAG
- a CDS encoding GNAT family N-acetyltransferase, whose product MSVTLREMPDEMIGGWLDVSNAHYEAERLANGDSPEQAAAKARQSREQYFPGDRPAEPHIVFEVVADGHPVGVLWLGPLDEKRPQEWWVFDVEIDEGHRGKGYGLAAMQLAEPAARERGAVKLGLNVFGTNTVAQQLYRSLDYTTTAITMWKPLDS is encoded by the coding sequence ATGAGTGTGACGCTGCGGGAGATGCCCGACGAGATGATCGGCGGCTGGCTCGACGTGAGCAACGCCCACTACGAGGCCGAGCGCCTGGCCAACGGCGACTCCCCCGAGCAGGCGGCCGCGAAGGCGCGGCAGTCGCGCGAGCAGTACTTTCCTGGCGATCGCCCCGCCGAACCGCACATCGTGTTCGAGGTTGTCGCCGACGGTCATCCCGTTGGGGTGCTCTGGCTGGGCCCGCTCGACGAGAAGCGACCGCAAGAATGGTGGGTCTTCGACGTGGAGATCGACGAGGGGCACCGCGGCAAGGGGTACGGGCTCGCCGCGATGCAGCTGGCCGAACCGGCGGCGCGCGAGCGAGGAGCCGTCAAGCTCGGGCTGAACGTGTTCGGCACGAACACCGTCGCTCAGCAGCTCTACCGATCGCTCGACTACACCACCACGGCCATCACCATGTGGAAGCCGCTCGACTCGTGA